One Salvia splendens isolate huo1 chromosome 12, SspV2, whole genome shotgun sequence genomic window carries:
- the LOC121756840 gene encoding mediator of RNA polymerase II transcription subunit 7a-like — protein MATATYPPPPPFYRLYKNYSDDPDSCPAPPPPIEGPYSLYGASYTTDDVLPGLEEQGVRQLYPKGPNIDFKRELRSLNRELQLNILELADVLVERPSQYARRVEDISLIFKNLYHLLNSLRPHQARATLIHILELQIQRRKQAVEDIKRRREEAQRLLTEALGALDGQ, from the exons ATGGCGACGGCCACTtatccaccgccgccgccgtttTACAGGCTCTACAAAAACTACTCGGACGACCCCGATTCCTGCCCCGCGCCTCCTCCTCCTATTGAAGGCCCTTACTCCCTCTATGGCGCCAGCTACACG ACGGATGACGTCCTTCCAGGTCTCGAAGAACAGGGCGTTCGTCAGTTATACCCTAAGGGGCCCAATATTG ATTTCAAGAGAGAGCTCAGGTCTCTTAACAGGGAATTGCAGTTAAATATTTTGGAGCTTGCTGATGTTCTTGTTGAACGTCCATCGCAGTATGCTAGGAGAGTAGAAGATATCTCTTTAATTTTCAAGAATTTATATCACCTTCTTAATTCTCTGCGTCCGCACCAG GCTAGAGCAACATTGATACATATTCTAGAACTGCAGATACAGCGGCGTAAACAAGCTGTGGAGGACATTAAAAG GAGAAGAGAAGAAGCACAGAGGCTTCTAACAGAGGCGCTTGGAGCTCTCGATGGACAATGA